A region from the Halomonas piscis genome encodes:
- a CDS encoding ferredoxin--NADP reductase: protein MSKFAKAEVLSVHHWNDTLFSFRTTREPSLRFKSGQFVMIGLEVDGKPLVRAYSIASPHYEEHLEFFSIKVQNGPLTSRLQHLEVGDEILVGRKPTGTLVTDDLLPGRNLYLLSTGTGLAPYMSLIQDPDVYDLYDKIVLVHGVRYVSELAYADFITQELPEHEYLGEEISEKLVYYPTVTREAFHTQGRLTDHIRSGKLTADAGLPPLDPSQDRAMICGSPAMLDDTSALLDELGFKISPRMGEPGDYVIERAFVEK, encoded by the coding sequence ATGAGCAAGTTCGCCAAGGCTGAAGTGCTGAGCGTTCATCACTGGAACGACACGCTGTTCAGCTTTCGCACCACCCGGGAGCCAAGCCTGCGTTTCAAGTCCGGTCAGTTTGTCATGATCGGGCTGGAGGTGGATGGCAAGCCGCTGGTGCGGGCCTATTCCATCGCCAGCCCGCACTATGAAGAGCACCTCGAATTTTTCAGCATCAAGGTGCAAAACGGTCCGCTGACCTCGCGCCTGCAGCACCTGGAAGTCGGCGACGAGATTCTGGTTGGCCGCAAGCCCACCGGCACCCTGGTCACCGACGACCTGCTGCCCGGGCGTAATCTCTACCTGCTCTCTACCGGTACCGGCCTGGCGCCTTACATGAGCCTGATTCAGGACCCGGACGTCTACGATCTGTACGACAAGATCGTGCTGGTGCACGGCGTGCGCTACGTTTCCGAGCTGGCCTACGCCGACTTCATCACCCAGGAGCTGCCCGAACACGAATACCTGGGGGAGGAAATCAGCGAAAAGCTGGTCTATTACCCCACCGTGACCCGGGAAGCCTTCCACACCCAGGGGCGGCTGACTGACCATATCAGAAGCGGCAAGCTCACCGCCGATGCCGGCCTGCCGCCACTCGATCCCAGCCAGGACCGCGCGATGATCTGCGGCAGCCCCGCCATGCTCGACGATACCAGCGCGTTGCTCGACGAGCTTGGCTTCAAGATTTCACCGCGCATGGGAGAACCCGGGGATTACGTCATCGAGCGGGCATTCGTGGAAAAGTAA
- the hemE gene encoding uroporphyrinogen decarboxylase, whose product MTSASAVQASPLHNDRLLRALARQPVDRTPVWMMRQAGRYLPEYRAKRAEAGSFMDLCRNQDLACEVTLQPLERYPMDAAILFSDILTIPDAMDLGLYFVTGEGPKFKKTVRTPEEVEALKVPDAERDLDYVMRAVSTIRGELNGRVPLIGFSGSPWTLATYMVEGSSSKDFRHVKAMLYDTPDAMHQLLDKLAHAVTDYLNAQIRAGAQAVQIFDTWGGALSTPAYLEFSLRYMEQIISGLIREHDGRRVPVIMFTKNGGQWLEHISAAGADGVGLDWSTELSDARKRVGHRVALQGNLDPNVLFARPSAIRAEVARILESYGHGPGHVFNLGHGISQFTDPDHVTAFIDSLHELSPQYHRDIPAHQNA is encoded by the coding sequence ATGACTTCTGCTTCCGCCGTTCAGGCTTCACCGCTCCATAACGATCGTTTATTGCGTGCGCTGGCGCGCCAGCCGGTGGATCGCACGCCGGTATGGATGATGCGCCAGGCCGGCCGCTATCTGCCCGAGTATCGCGCCAAGCGCGCCGAGGCGGGCAGCTTCATGGACCTGTGCCGCAATCAGGACCTGGCCTGCGAAGTAACGCTGCAGCCTCTTGAACGCTATCCGATGGATGCCGCGATCCTGTTCTCGGACATCCTCACCATTCCCGATGCCATGGATCTGGGGCTTTACTTCGTGACCGGCGAGGGGCCGAAGTTCAAAAAGACCGTGCGCACCCCCGAAGAGGTCGAGGCGCTGAAGGTTCCCGACGCCGAGCGCGATCTGGACTACGTCATGCGCGCGGTGTCCACCATCCGCGGCGAGCTCAACGGCCGGGTGCCGCTGATCGGCTTTTCCGGTAGCCCCTGGACGCTGGCCACCTACATGGTGGAAGGCAGCTCGAGCAAGGACTTCCGCCACGTCAAGGCGATGCTCTACGACACCCCGGACGCCATGCACCAGCTGCTCGACAAGCTCGCCCACGCGGTGACCGACTACCTCAACGCCCAGATCCGCGCCGGGGCCCAGGCAGTGCAGATTTTCGATACCTGGGGCGGGGCGCTCTCCACGCCGGCCTACCTGGAGTTCTCGCTACGCTATATGGAGCAGATCATCTCCGGGCTGATCCGCGAGCACGACGGCCGCCGAGTGCCGGTGATCATGTTCACCAAGAACGGCGGCCAGTGGCTGGAGCACATCTCCGCCGCCGGCGCCGACGGCGTGGGGCTGGACTGGTCCACCGAGCTGTCCGACGCCCGCAAGCGCGTGGGCCACCGGGTGGCGCTCCAGGGCAACCTCGACCCTAACGTGCTGTTTGCCCGCCCCAGCGCCATTCGCGCCGAGGTCGCGCGGATTCTGGAAAGCTACGGCCACGGACCGGGCCACGTGTTCAACCTGGGCCACGGCATCAGCCAGTTCACCGATCCGGACCACGTCACGGCGTTCATCGACTCGCTGCACGAGCTGAGCCCGCAGTATCATCGCGACATTCCCGCCCACCAGAACGCCTGA
- the ribA gene encoding GTP cyclohydrolase II: MTIRFIAASRLPTPWATFTMHGFEDEATGKDHVALTLGDVSSDTPVLGRVHSECLTGDALFSMRCDCGYQLQEALKRIAGEGRGVLLYLRQEGRGIGLLNKIRAYHLQDEGADTVEANERLGFGADMRRYDLCVPMLDHLGVQALRLMTNNPRKVDALTRDGVNVTERVALTTGLNPHNEGYLSTKAGKLGHMMALDDFTPASGVDIERKG, translated from the coding sequence GTGACAATTCGCTTCATTGCCGCATCCCGGCTGCCCACCCCCTGGGCGACATTCACCATGCACGGTTTCGAGGATGAGGCCACGGGCAAAGATCACGTCGCGCTGACCCTGGGCGATGTGAGCAGCGACACGCCGGTACTCGGGCGGGTGCATTCGGAATGCCTGACCGGCGACGCGCTGTTTTCCATGCGCTGTGACTGCGGCTATCAGCTGCAGGAGGCGCTGAAGCGTATAGCCGGGGAAGGCCGCGGAGTGCTTCTCTACCTGCGCCAGGAAGGGCGCGGCATTGGCCTTCTGAACAAGATCCGTGCCTACCACCTTCAGGACGAAGGCGCCGATACCGTCGAGGCCAACGAGCGGCTGGGGTTCGGCGCCGACATGCGCCGTTACGACCTCTGCGTGCCGATGTTGGATCACCTGGGCGTGCAGGCGCTCAGGCTGATGACCAACAACCCGCGCAAGGTCGACGCGCTGACCCGGGACGGCGTCAACGTGACCGAGCGGGTGGCGCTGACCACGGGGCTCAATCCCCACAACGAAGGCTATCTCTCCACCAAGGCGGGCAAGCTTGGCCACATGATGGCGCTGGATGACTTCACGCCCGCCAGCGGCGTGGATATCGAGCGCAAGGGCTGA
- the djlA gene encoding co-chaperone DjlA, with product MLIITLIGAFIGYQLGGPLGLLIGGGLGYWLVKYLRRKMVGKLLGAQQQFLSSTFAVMGCVCKADGRVSEDELEASRQLWDKLRLSEEQRAQARADFNRGKSEAFDLDAEVAKVRLMAGSQPALRQLFLQVQLTAVAADGELHPAEREVIMRVVRGLGCSEAEIAQIEAMLRGGAQSAAPQGPSLEDAYQVLGVSKDASDAEVKKAYRKLMSENHPDKLASKGLPESMREVAKERTAEIGSAYEQIQKARGNG from the coding sequence ATGTTGATAATTACCCTGATCGGCGCCTTCATCGGCTACCAGCTGGGCGGCCCGCTCGGTCTTTTAATCGGCGGCGGGCTGGGCTACTGGCTGGTCAAGTATCTGCGCCGAAAAATGGTGGGCAAGCTGCTGGGAGCCCAGCAGCAGTTCCTGTCGTCCACCTTTGCGGTAATGGGCTGCGTGTGCAAGGCCGACGGCCGCGTGTCCGAAGACGAACTGGAGGCTTCGCGCCAGCTGTGGGACAAGCTGCGCCTGAGCGAAGAACAGCGGGCCCAGGCCCGGGCCGACTTCAACCGGGGCAAGAGCGAAGCGTTTGACCTCGACGCCGAAGTGGCCAAGGTGCGCCTGATGGCCGGCAGTCAGCCGGCTCTGCGCCAGCTGTTTTTGCAGGTACAGCTGACCGCCGTGGCCGCCGACGGCGAGCTGCACCCGGCCGAGCGCGAGGTCATCATGCGCGTGGTGCGCGGGCTTGGCTGTTCCGAGGCCGAAATTGCCCAGATAGAGGCCATGCTGCGCGGCGGTGCCCAGTCGGCGGCGCCCCAGGGACCTTCGCTCGAGGATGCCTACCAGGTACTTGGCGTTTCCAAGGACGCCAGCGACGCCGAGGTGAAAAAGGCCTACCGCAAGCTGATGAGCGAAAACCATCCCGACAAGCTTGCCTCCAAGGGGCTGCCCGAGAGCATGCGCGAAGTCGCCAAGGAGCGCACCGCGGAGATCGGCAGCGCCTACGAGCAGATACAGAAAGCCCGAGGCAACGGCTAA
- the dxs gene encoding 1-deoxy-D-xylulose-5-phosphate synthase — MSMKLFDEIPRERPATPLLDTFDHPAALRAMSADQLAQLADELRAYLLYSVGVSGGHFGAGLGVVELSVALHHIYHTPHDRLVWDVGHQAYPHKVLTGRREAMLSIRQHGGLAAFPRRAESEYDTFGVGHSSTSISAALGMALAARARGDTRRVCAIIGDGALTAGMAFEALAHASHVNANLLVILNDNAMSISENVGGMATYLSRIFSSAPFLKMREESKKVLSHLPGALDIARRTEEHMKGMVSPATLFEEMGFNYTGPVDGHDLDGLIQTLDTLSRAEGPQFLHIKTCKGKGFLPAEADPIGYHAITKLEKPGSTARAEASPAPPAPAKRKYCAVFGEWLCDMAAADPRLLGITPAMREGSDLVRFSKEYPERYFDVAIAEQHAITLAAGMACEAAKPVVAIYSTFLQRGYDQLIHDVSVQALDVTFAIDRAGLVGEDGPTHHGSMDLSFLRCVPGMVVLAPADEAECRAMLSAAYHHPGPAAVRYPRGTGPGVAVAEDLEPMAIGQAEVRRKAGDDARPRIALLAFGSMNGAAADVAETLDATHVNMRSVKPLDRHAVLDAAAEHDLLVTLEENVVAGGAGSAVGELLAAERIDAEVLHLGLPDAFVEHGTPAELLADCGLDAAGIEHAIRQRLAARA, encoded by the coding sequence ATGTCCATGAAGCTGTTCGACGAGATACCCCGTGAGCGCCCGGCTACGCCGTTGCTCGATACCTTTGATCATCCCGCCGCCCTGCGCGCGATGTCGGCCGATCAGCTTGCGCAGCTGGCTGATGAACTGCGCGCCTACCTGCTGTACAGCGTAGGCGTCTCCGGCGGCCACTTCGGCGCGGGGCTGGGCGTGGTCGAGCTCAGCGTGGCGCTACACCACATTTACCATACGCCCCACGACCGGCTGGTGTGGGACGTCGGCCACCAGGCCTACCCGCACAAGGTGCTTACCGGCCGACGCGAGGCCATGCTGAGCATCCGCCAGCACGGCGGCCTGGCCGCGTTCCCCCGCCGAGCCGAGTCCGAGTACGACACCTTCGGCGTGGGCCACTCCAGCACCTCGATCTCCGCGGCGCTGGGCATGGCGCTGGCCGCCCGGGCCAGGGGCGATACGCGCCGGGTCTGCGCCATCATCGGCGACGGCGCGCTGACTGCGGGCATGGCGTTCGAGGCGCTGGCCCACGCCAGCCACGTCAACGCCAACCTGCTGGTGATTCTCAACGATAACGCAATGTCGATTTCGGAAAACGTCGGCGGGATGGCCACGTACCTGTCGCGGATCTTTTCCAGCGCGCCCTTTCTGAAGATGCGCGAAGAGAGCAAAAAGGTACTCTCGCACCTGCCCGGCGCGCTGGACATTGCCCGGCGCACCGAAGAGCACATGAAAGGCATGGTCAGCCCGGCCACGCTGTTCGAAGAAATGGGCTTCAACTACACAGGACCGGTGGACGGCCACGATCTGGACGGCCTGATCCAGACCCTTGACACCCTGAGCCGCGCTGAGGGCCCGCAGTTCCTGCATATCAAGACCTGCAAGGGCAAGGGTTTTCTACCCGCCGAGGCCGACCCCATCGGCTATCACGCCATCACCAAGCTGGAAAAGCCCGGCAGCACCGCCAGGGCCGAGGCCAGCCCTGCACCGCCGGCACCGGCCAAGCGCAAGTACTGCGCGGTGTTCGGCGAATGGCTGTGCGACATGGCGGCCGCCGATCCGCGCCTGCTCGGCATTACACCGGCCATGCGCGAAGGCTCGGACCTGGTGCGCTTTTCAAAGGAATACCCCGAGCGCTATTTCGACGTGGCCATTGCCGAGCAGCATGCGATAACGCTTGCCGCGGGCATGGCCTGCGAGGCGGCCAAACCGGTAGTGGCCATCTACTCCACCTTTCTCCAGCGCGGCTACGACCAGCTGATTCACGACGTGTCGGTACAGGCGCTGGACGTGACCTTCGCCATCGACCGCGCCGGGCTGGTGGGCGAAGACGGCCCGACTCATCACGGCAGCATGGATCTGTCCTTCTTGCGCTGCGTGCCGGGGATGGTTGTCCTTGCCCCGGCGGACGAAGCCGAATGCCGAGCCATGCTCAGCGCGGCCTATCATCACCCCGGCCCGGCCGCGGTGCGCTACCCGCGCGGCACCGGCCCCGGCGTGGCCGTGGCAGAAGATCTTGAGCCCATGGCCATCGGTCAGGCAGAGGTTCGCCGTAAAGCCGGCGACGACGCGCGGCCGCGCATCGCCCTGCTGGCGTTCGGCAGCATGAACGGCGCGGCCGCCGACGTAGCCGAAACGCTGGACGCTACCCACGTCAACATGCGCTCGGTGAAGCCCCTTGACCGCCACGCGGTACTTGACGCCGCCGCCGAGCATGATCTGCTGGTGACGCTGGAGGAAAACGTGGTGGCCGGCGGCGCGGGCAGTGCGGTCGGCGAGCTGCTGGCTGCCGAGCGTATCGACGCCGAGGTATTGCACCTGGGGCTGCCCGACGCCTTTGTGGAACACGGCACGCCGGCGGAGCTTCTGGCCGACTGCGGGCTCGACGCCGCCGGTATCGAACACGCTATTCGCCAGCGCCTGGCGGCGCGGGCATGA
- a CDS encoding farnesyl diphosphate synthase, whose protein sequence is MVAVHATTLDAHRHISSARVDATLTALFDNRPAASPRLEAAMRHGLLMGGKRLRPMLVYLAGQALGADAQALDAPAAAVELIHAYSLIHDDLPAMDDDDLRRGQPTVHRAFDDATAILAGDALQALAFEVIAADGHPRLGALIHILASAAGRDGMVAGQALDMAAMGQSIDTAVLETMHAHKTGALIEASVRLGGLTAVCEDDPRLEALGRYARAIGLAFQVHDDVLDVTGNSAVLGKTAGADAARAKPTYPGLLGLDGAQHKARALIDDAVAALTPLGKPAAPLADLAHYIIERDH, encoded by the coding sequence ATGGTAGCCGTACACGCCACGACGCTCGACGCGCATCGTCATATCAGCAGCGCCCGCGTGGATGCGACGCTCACCGCGCTGTTTGACAATCGCCCGGCCGCTTCGCCGCGGCTTGAGGCAGCGATGCGCCACGGCCTGCTGATGGGCGGCAAACGCCTGCGCCCAATGCTGGTCTACCTGGCCGGTCAGGCGCTGGGCGCCGACGCTCAGGCGCTGGATGCGCCGGCCGCTGCGGTGGAGCTGATCCATGCCTATTCGCTGATTCACGACGATCTGCCGGCCATGGACGACGACGATCTGCGCCGCGGCCAGCCCACGGTGCACAGAGCCTTTGACGACGCCACGGCCATTCTCGCCGGGGATGCGCTGCAGGCGTTGGCCTTTGAGGTCATCGCCGCTGACGGCCACCCGCGCCTGGGCGCGCTGATCCATATCCTGGCAAGCGCAGCCGGACGCGACGGCATGGTGGCAGGTCAGGCGCTGGATATGGCTGCCATGGGGCAGTCCATTGATACCGCCGTGCTGGAAACCATGCACGCGCACAAGACCGGCGCGCTGATCGAAGCCTCGGTGCGCCTGGGCGGACTGACGGCCGTTTGCGAGGATGACCCGCGCCTTGAAGCGCTTGGACGCTACGCTCGGGCCATCGGTCTGGCCTTTCAGGTACACGACGACGTGCTCGACGTCACCGGTAACAGCGCCGTTCTGGGCAAGACTGCCGGGGCCGATGCCGCCCGGGCCAAGCCCACCTATCCCGGCCTGCTGGGACTCGATGGCGCCCAACACAAGGCACGGGCGCTGATCGACGACGCCGTGGCTGCCCTGACGCCCCTTGGCAAGCCTGCAGCGCCTCTCGCTGACCTTGCCCACTACATCATCGAGCGCGACCATTAA
- a CDS encoding exodeoxyribonuclease VII small subunit codes for MSDTPSPTQDFATTIEQLEALVERLESGTLSLEDSLTAFEQGVGLARRAQTRLDDAELKVRALSENDAGGLSVTPFQPSDAGAETDADADNEPPSEETPPW; via the coding sequence ATGAGTGATACACCATCGCCAACGCAGGATTTTGCCACTACGATCGAGCAGCTCGAGGCGCTGGTCGAACGGTTGGAGTCCGGCACGCTATCGCTCGAAGACTCCCTCACGGCGTTTGAACAGGGCGTGGGCCTGGCGCGTCGGGCCCAGACGCGTCTGGATGACGCCGAGCTCAAGGTGCGCGCGCTGAGCGAAAACGACGCCGGCGGACTTTCCGTTACGCCGTTCCAGCCGTCGGATGCTGGCGCCGAAACGGATGCCGACGCGGATAACGAACCCCCCAGTGAGGAGACGCCGCCATGGTAG
- the serA gene encoding phosphoglycerate dehydrogenase codes for MAKTSLDKSKIKILLLEGVHQSAVDNFHHAGYTNIEHLPTSLDEETLIEKIRDVHFIGLRSRTQLNERVFAAAKKLVGVGCFCIGTNQVDLDAALKRGIVVFNAPYSNTRSVAELVLAEAIMLLRGIPEKTARAHQGGWLKSAKNSHEARGKTLGIVGYGSIGAQLSVLAESLGLHVLYYDVIAKLGMGNATQVASLEELLGRSDVVSLHVPDVPSTRWMIGKREIDALKPGAIFINASRGSVVEIEPLAEALKEGRVHGAAVDVFPVEPKSNDDEFQSPLRGLENVILTPHIGGSTLEAQENIGVEVSEKLITYSDNGTTVTSVNFPEVALPAHPEKHRLLHIHHNVPGVMSEINRVLSENDINISSQYLQTNEAVGYVVMDVDKAYSQQALEALRQVENTLKVRVLYSP; via the coding sequence ATGGCTAAAACATCCCTGGACAAGAGCAAAATCAAGATTCTGCTGCTTGAGGGAGTCCACCAGAGCGCGGTGGATAACTTCCATCACGCCGGTTATACCAATATCGAGCACCTGCCGACGTCCCTTGACGAAGAGACGCTGATCGAAAAGATCCGCGACGTGCATTTTATCGGTCTGCGGTCGCGCACGCAGCTCAACGAGCGAGTCTTTGCCGCGGCGAAAAAGCTCGTCGGCGTGGGCTGTTTTTGCATCGGCACCAACCAGGTGGATTTGGACGCCGCGCTCAAGCGCGGGATCGTGGTCTTCAACGCGCCGTATTCCAATACTCGTTCGGTGGCCGAGCTGGTGCTGGCCGAGGCGATCATGCTGCTGCGCGGCATCCCCGAAAAAACCGCCCGGGCTCACCAGGGCGGCTGGCTCAAGTCGGCGAAAAACTCTCACGAAGCCCGGGGCAAGACGCTGGGTATCGTCGGCTACGGCAGCATTGGCGCCCAGCTTTCCGTGCTCGCCGAGTCGCTGGGCTTGCACGTGCTGTATTACGACGTCATCGCCAAGCTGGGGATGGGCAATGCCACTCAGGTCGCAAGCCTTGAGGAGCTGCTCGGCCGCTCCGACGTGGTCAGCCTGCACGTGCCCGACGTTCCCTCCACCCGCTGGATGATCGGCAAGCGTGAAATTGACGCTCTCAAGCCCGGCGCCATTTTCATCAACGCCTCCCGGGGCAGCGTGGTCGAAATCGAGCCGCTGGCCGAAGCGCTCAAGGAGGGCCGCGTACACGGCGCCGCGGTGGACGTCTTTCCGGTGGAGCCCAAGAGCAACGACGACGAGTTCCAGAGCCCGCTGCGCGGCCTGGAAAACGTCATCCTCACCCCGCATATCGGCGGCTCTACCCTGGAAGCCCAGGAGAACATCGGCGTCGAGGTGTCCGAAAAGCTGATTACTTATTCGGATAACGGCACCACCGTGACCTCGGTCAACTTCCCCGAGGTGGCGCTGCCCGCCCACCCGGAAAAGCATCGCCTGCTGCATATTCACCACAACGTGCCCGGGGTGATGTCCGAGATCAACCGCGTGCTGTCGGAAAACGACATCAACATCTCCAGCCAGTACCTGCAGACCAACGAAGCCGTAGGCTACGTGGTCATGGACGTGGACAAGGCCTACAGCCAGCAGGCGCTGGAAGCGCTGCGCCAGGTCGAAAACACGCTGAAGGTTCGCGTGCTGTACTCGCCCTGA
- the trhO gene encoding oxygen-dependent tRNA uridine(34) hydroxylase TrhO produces the protein MSNSPQAAAPEAQAPMAQTVVAALYKFVTLEDYQALREPLRQTMLDNAVKGTLLLAREGINGTVAGRREGIDALLAWLTADPRLADIDHKESYCDEPPFYRTKVKLKKEIVTMGVGGIDPNDTVGTYVEPEDWNDVISDPEVLVIDTRNDYEVEIGSFKGAVDPKTTTFREFPDYVREHYDPTRHRKVAMFCTGGIRCEKASSFMLKEGFDEVFHLKGGVLNYLERVPEDESLWQGECFVFDNRVTVRHDLAEGEFEQCHACRRPVSAEDMRDPAYEPGISCPHCIDSLPEKTRASARERQRQIELAKSRGEPHPMGRNPRQNPRQNKGHNAAHRRADEGDPEASSA, from the coding sequence ATGAGCAATTCCCCCCAGGCCGCCGCGCCGGAGGCACAGGCCCCAATGGCGCAGACGGTCGTCGCCGCGCTATATAAGTTTGTTACTCTCGAGGACTATCAGGCCCTGCGCGAGCCCCTGCGCCAGACTATGCTGGACAACGCCGTGAAAGGCACGCTGCTGCTGGCGCGTGAAGGCATCAACGGCACCGTGGCCGGCCGCCGCGAGGGCATCGATGCGCTGCTTGCCTGGCTCACCGCCGACCCGCGCCTGGCGGATATCGACCACAAGGAATCGTACTGCGACGAGCCGCCGTTCTACCGCACCAAGGTTAAGCTCAAGAAAGAAATCGTCACCATGGGCGTTGGCGGCATCGACCCTAACGACACCGTGGGCACCTACGTCGAGCCCGAAGACTGGAACGACGTCATCAGCGACCCGGAAGTGCTGGTGATCGACACCCGCAACGACTACGAAGTGGAAATCGGCTCGTTCAAGGGCGCGGTAGACCCCAAAACCACCACCTTCCGCGAATTTCCCGACTACGTGCGCGAGCACTACGACCCCACCCGGCACAGGAAAGTCGCCATGTTTTGCACCGGCGGCATTCGCTGCGAAAAGGCGTCGAGCTTCATGCTCAAGGAGGGCTTTGACGAAGTGTTTCACCTCAAGGGCGGGGTGCTCAACTATCTGGAAAGGGTCCCCGAGGACGAGTCCCTGTGGCAGGGCGAGTGTTTCGTTTTCGATAACCGGGTGACCGTGCGACACGACCTGGCCGAGGGCGAGTTCGAGCAGTGCCATGCCTGCCGCCGGCCGGTTTCCGCCGAGGACATGCGCGATCCCGCCTATGAGCCGGGTATCAGCTGCCCGCACTGTATCGATTCGCTGCCGGAGAAAACCCGCGCCAGCGCTCGAGAGCGCCAGCGCCAGATCGAACTGGCCAAGTCCCGCGGCGAGCCTCATCCCATGGGGCGCAACCCGCGACAGAACCCGCGACAGAACAAGGGGCACAACGCAGCGCACCGCCGGGCGGACGAGGGCGACCCCGAGGCGAGCTCGGCCTGA
- a CDS encoding IclR family transcriptional regulator: MSEVKRRSAGRPAGTGKASGGHSQSLVRGLKLLEHIASVPQGVSLSELADMAGLAPSTTHRLLQALQSQGFVSPENEQGLWRIDVKTFRIGNSFLEARDFVATSRPYLRRLTSITGETANLGIRDGATAVFLAQHESPQMMRMITRLGSRAPLHASGVGKALLAWTPDDERGRLLEDRELTRVTDNTLYTTEALEAEMARIRAQGFACDREEHAVGLHCVAACVHDERGTPLAAISVSGPMARIPEARLMELGGLVQETAADITAQLGGEIPG; this comes from the coding sequence GTGAGTGAGGTAAAGCGTCGATCTGCCGGCCGGCCGGCCGGCACGGGCAAGGCCAGCGGCGGCCATAGCCAGTCGCTGGTGCGCGGTCTCAAGCTGTTGGAGCATATTGCGTCCGTTCCCCAGGGGGTATCGCTGTCCGAGCTTGCCGATATGGCGGGGCTTGCGCCATCCACGACGCATCGTCTGCTGCAGGCGCTGCAAAGCCAGGGGTTTGTTTCCCCGGAAAACGAGCAGGGCCTGTGGCGCATCGACGTCAAGACGTTCCGCATCGGCAACAGCTTTCTGGAAGCGCGCGACTTTGTCGCTACCAGCCGCCCCTACCTGCGTCGCCTGACCAGTATCACCGGCGAGACGGCCAACCTGGGCATTCGCGACGGTGCGACAGCGGTATTTCTGGCCCAGCACGAGTCGCCTCAGATGATGCGCATGATCACCCGGCTGGGCTCGCGCGCGCCGCTGCACGCCTCGGGCGTGGGCAAGGCGCTGCTTGCCTGGACACCCGACGATGAACGTGGGCGGCTGCTCGAAGACCGCGAGCTTACCCGGGTGACCGACAACACCCTTTACACCACCGAGGCGCTGGAAGCGGAAATGGCGCGTATCCGCGCCCAGGGGTTTGCCTGCGACCGCGAAGAGCACGCTGTCGGACTGCACTGCGTGGCCGCCTGCGTACACGACGAGCGCGGCACGCCGCTGGCAGCAATTTCCGTGTCCGGGCCCATGGCGCGCATCCCCGAAGCCCGCCTGATGGAGCTTGGCGGGCTGGTTCAGGAAACGGCCGCCGACATTACCGCCCAGCTGGGTGGGGAGATACCCGGCTAG